In the Butyricicoccus intestinisimiae genome, AAGTTATTTCCATGCACTCTTGCAATGCGGATATAATCAGGTTATAATAAAATCTGAATGTACACGACGCACGAAACGTGCGGAATATCCATATTAGATTTGAGATGAGGATGACACGCATGAAGTTGAAGTTCACGAAAATGCACGGCTGCGGCAATGATTACATCTATTTTAACTGCTTTGAGCAGCAAGTCGCAGATCCGGAAGCCCTCTCTATCCGTCTTTCCGATCGCCATTTCGGCATCGGCGGCGACGGCATCGTCCTGATTTGTCCATCCGACGTGGCAGACGCAAAAATGCGCATGTTCAACGCGGACGGCAGCGAGGGAAAAATGTGCGGCAACGCAACCCGCTGCATCGGCAAATATATGTACGAGCACGGCTTGATTTCCAAGCCGGAAATGACACTGGAAACGCTCAGCGGCATCAAAATTTTGAAGATGACCGAGCAAGACGGCAAGATTGCCTCTGTCCGCGTGGACATGGGCAAGGCCATCCTCAAGCCGTCGGAAATCCCGACTCGATACGAGGGCGACACCGCCGTATCCATTCCGCTCACTGTAGACGGCACGGAGTACGCAGTCACCTGCGTTTCGATGGGCAACCCACACTGCATCGTTTTCGTGGATCAGGACGTCAGCACGCTTGATCTGCCGAAAATCGGCCCGTCCTTCGAGAACCACGACATGTTCCCGGAGCGCATCAACACGGAGTTTATCCGCGTGATCGACGACCACACCCTGCAGATGCGCGTTTGGGAGCGCGGCAGCGGCGAGACGCTCGCCTGCGGCACCGGCGCTTGTGCGGCAGCTGTCGCTTCGGTACTCAATGGATACTGCCCGAAGGGCGAGGACATCACCATTCATCTGATCGGCGGAGATTTGAACATCCGCTATACCGATGAGGCCGTATTCCTCACCGGCCCTGCTACCACCGTATTCGAAGGGAGTATTGAATTATGACAAAGTATATCTTTGTAACCGGCGGCGTTGTTTCCGGCCTTGGCAAGGGCATCACTGCCGCTTCGCTTGGCCGACTGCTCAAATCCCGCGGTCTCAAGATCGCAGCACAGAAGCTCGACCCATACATCAACGTTGACCCGGGCACGATGAGCCCGTTCCAGCACGGCGAGGTGTACGTCACGGAGGACGGCGCGGAAACCGATCTGGATCTCGGTCACTACGAACGCTTCATTGACGAGGATTTGAACAAGTATTCCAACCTCACCACCGGCAAGGTATACTGGAACGTTCTGAACAAGGAACGCCGCGGCGATTATCTGGGCGAAACCGTACAGGTTATCCCGCACATCACCGACGAAATCAAGTCGTTTATCTATTCTGTCGGCAAAAAGACCAGCGCCGATGTTGTCATCACGGAAATCGGCGGCACGACCGGCGATATTGAATCGCAGCCGTTTCTGGAGGCCATCCGTCAGGTATCGACGGAGGTAGGCCGCCGCAACTGCCTGTTTATTCATGTCACGCTGGTTCCGTTTATCTCCGGTTCCGATGAGCCGAAGTCCAAGCCGACCCAGCACTCCGTCAAGGAGCTGCGCGGTCTGGGCATCCAGCCGGACATGATTGTCTGCCGTGTTGACCAGCCGCTCACCGACGACATCCGCCACAAGATTTCCATGTTCTGCAATGTCCAGCCCGACTGCGTCATTGAAAACCGCACGATGCCGGTTTTGTATCAGGCTCCGCTGATGCTGGAGCAGAGCCATTTCTGCGACATCGTCTGCCGCGAGCTGTCTTTGGGCTGCGGCAAGGGCGACATGAGCGAGTGGTATGAGATGATCGACCGCATTGACAGCCGCAAGGGCTCTGTCAAAATTGCGCTGGTCGGCAAATATGTCCGTCTGCACGACGCCTATCTGTCCGTCGCAGAAGCCCTGCAGCACGGCGGCTTTGAAAATGGCGTGGAAGTCAACATTGACTGGGTGGATTCCGAGGACATCAACGATTCGACGGTGGACAAGCTGCTGTCCGACTGCGACGGCGTCATTTTGCCGGGCGGCTTCGGTCACCGCGGCATCGAGGGCATGATTTGCGCCGCAAACTACTGCCGCGTCCGCAACATTCCGTATTTCGGCATTTGTCTCGGCATGCAGATCGCGGTCATTTCCTATGCCCGCAACGTGCTCGGCTACGAGGATGCAGACTCCGGTGAATTTGCTCCGGAGAGCCGTCACCGCGTCATTGACCTGATGGAGAGCCAGTACGGCGTTTCCACCAAGGGCGGTACGATGCGTCTGGGCGCTTACCCGTGCCGCATTCGTCCGAACACCCAGATGGCAGAGGCGTACAAACAGGAGCAGATTTCCGAGCGCCATCGTCATCGCTACGAATTTAACAACGAATTCCGCGCCGAAATCGAAGATGCCGGCATGATTATCTCGGGTACTTCCCCGTCCGGCGAGCTGGTCGAGACCGTGGAAATTCCAAATCATCCGTTCTATGTCGGCGTACAGTTCCATCCGGAATTTAAATCCCGCCCGAACCGCGCTCACCCGCTGTTCAAGGCATTTATTGCAGCATCAAAGAAAAGGAGTTTTGAAACCCATGAAAATGAATCATAATTTTTCCAACATCGCGCAGAGCTATCTGTTCTCCACGGTTGCGAAGAAGGTTGCGGACTACACCGCAGCACATCCGGACAAGAAGGTCATCCGTCTGGGCATCGGTGATGTCACCCTGCCGCTGCCGCAGGTTGCCATTGACGCCATGCATGCAGCCGTTGACGAGCAGAGCAAGCAGGAGACCTTCCACGGCTACGGTCCGGAGCAGGGTTATGATTTCCTGAAGGAATCCATTCAGGCATACTATGCAATGCGCGACACCAAGCTGGAGCTGGACGAGATCTTTGTATCCGACGGCGCCAAGTCTGACGTCGGCAACATTCTGGATCTGTTCGACAAGGACAACACGGTTCTGGTTCCGGATCCGGTATATCCGGTATACGTGGACACCAACGTTATGGGCGGCCGCAAAATCGCGTACATGAACGCAAACGAGTCCAACGGCTTCCTGCCGCTGCCGGACCCATCCGTCAAGGCTGACATCATTTATCTGTGCTCCCCGAACAACCCGACCGGCGCTGCCTACGACCGCGCAAGCCTGAAGGCTTGGGTAGATTACGCACTGGCAAACGATGCCATCATTCTGTACGATGCCGCTTACGAGTGCTTCGTATCCGAGGATGTGCCGCGCTCCATCTATGAAATTGAGGGCGCAAAGGATTGCGCGATTGAGTTCTGCTCGTTCTCCAAGACCGCAGGCTTCACCGGCACCCGCTGCGGCTACACCATCGTTCCGGTACAGCTGGAGCGCGAGGGCATGAACCTGAACAAGATGTGGCTGCGCCGCCAGACCACCAAGTTCAACGGCGTTGCTTACATTGTGCAGCGCGGCGCCGCTGCCATCTTCTCCGAGGAAGGCGTCAAGCAGGTACAGGAGCATCTGGACTACTACCGCGAAAATGCCCGCATTCTGGCTGAGGCCATGGACGAGCTGGGCATCTGGTACACCGGCGGCAAGAACTCCCCGTACATCTGGCTCAAGTGCCCGAACGGCATGGAGTCCTGGGAATTCTTTGATTACCTGCTGGAAAATGCCAATGTTGTCGGCACACCGGGCGCAGGCTTTGGTGAAAACGGCAAAAACTTTTTCCGCCTGACTGCTTTTGGTGACCGAGAGAACACCATTGAGGCAGTTGCGCGCATCAAGAAGCTGCTTTCCTGAACTTTTCGACGGGTTTAACGTTTATCTAACGAAATTTTTCTGAAATTATACAATTTCACAAGGGATGCCTTTCGTAACATTTGGCATCCCTTGACTTTTTTTTGCCTGAACGGTATAATAAGCCTGTTTTAAGTCCAATGGAGGCGCTTTTTGAATGAAAAATAAGTTAAGTTTGTGTAAGCAGTTCCTCGCGTCCAACTTCTCGAACATTTTCTTCCTGTTGTCGCCGCTTGCGACATTCCTCGTGGTGGAAATTCTTGAGTACGGCGGCTCGGACAGCAAATGCCTCTGGCCAAACCAGCTGGCATTCTGGGCAAATATTCTGTTTTATTACGGTATTTTCCTTCTGTTCCGTGCGGTCACCGGACGCCCCCGTTTTACGATTGTATTTCTCAATTTTGTCTTTTTGATTTTCGGCATCTGCAACCACTATTCCATCCAAATCCGAAACGAACCGATTGTTCCTTGGGATTTGTATGCCGCCGGCACGGCTGCCGAAGCACTCAACGGTTTCCAGTGGACGGTTCCGCTCGAAATCATCATTTGTTCCATCGCCTGCCTGATCTGGTGGGTGCTCACCGTCAAATTCCTGCGCTTTCCGAAGCAGAAGCTGCGCACCCGCGCCGGAAGCCTCGGTCTGTCCGCCGTCATGCTGACCGGCTTTGTGCTGTTCGCCTCTGTCGGCAGCGGCAACTTCTACATCAGCGCATGGCGTCAGGTAACCGCCAACCGCAAAAACGGCATGGCGCTCAACTTCGCCATCAACATGGATACGCTGTTTGTCGAGGCGCCGACCGACTATTCCAAGGAAAACGCATCTACGATTTTGTCCTCTGTCTCCAAGGAGGACGAGACCGCATCGGCAAACAACGTACAGCCGAACATCATCGCCGTGATGGACGAGACCTTTGCGGATTTGTCTATTCTCGGTGATTTGGGTCTGGAGAACACCGATGATGTCATGCCGTTCGTGCACTCGCTGAGCGGTCAGCCCAATACCATCACGGGTCAGCTGGTTGTCCCTGCCTTCGGCGGCGGCACCTGCAACTCGGAATACGAGTTTTTGACCAGCAATTCCTATGCGTTCTTCAAGTCCGGCAGCTATCCGATGCTGCAGTACGTGCACAACAACACGGAATCCATGGCATCCGTCCTCAAGCAGCAGGGCTACAACACGATTGGCATGCATCCGTATTACGGCTCGGGCTGGGCACGCAACAAGGCATATCCGCTGATGGGCTTTGATAAATTCTTGGACATCGACTCGTTTGACGATGCAACGACCAAGTATCTGCGCCGCTATGTCAGCGATGAATCCTCGTTCAACAAGGTCATCGACCTGTACAACCAGAACAAGAAGCAGTCCGACAATCCGCTGTTCCTGTTCAACGTCACGATTCAGAATCACTGCGGCTATGACACGGTATATGACAATTTTCCGGAAAACGTAGACTTCCAGTTTGATTCTCTGTACCCGTACACCAAGCAGTATCTGTCTCTGATTCAGGAGTCGGATAAGCAGATCAAGAATCTGGTGGACTACTTCAGCAAGGTGGATGAACCGACGATTATCGTTCTGTTCGGCGACCACATGCCGTACATCGAAAATTCGTTCTACAATCACCTGACCCGCGGTTCGTCCAAGACGACCTCGGAAATCGAGCTGGATCAGCACACTGTTCCGTTCTTTATCTGGGCAAACTACGACATTGACACCTCGGATTATGCCAACATCGGCCGCATCAGTGCGAACTATCTCGGCCCTGTCACCATGAAGGTAGCCGGTGCAAAGCTGAGCGACTACGAGGAATACGTATATAGCCTGATGGAGAAGTATCCGGTTATCTCCGCTTCCGGCTGCATCAACAGCAAGGGCATTTACGTCCCGCTGGACATGGCAGCTTCCGACCTGCACGATTACAAGATTGTGCAGTATCAGTACGTGTTTGACAACGCGGATAAAATCCTCAGTCAGGCAGGCAGCGGTTCCGGCAGCGGCTCTAAGTAAATCGCACATACACAAAAAGACGAATGGCAAAAACCATTCGTCTTTTTTCTTGTATTCTTATCCCCTGCCTGCTATACTAACTGTA is a window encoding:
- the dapF gene encoding diaminopimelate epimerase translates to MKLKFTKMHGCGNDYIYFNCFEQQVADPEALSIRLSDRHFGIGGDGIVLICPSDVADAKMRMFNADGSEGKMCGNATRCIGKYMYEHGLISKPEMTLETLSGIKILKMTEQDGKIASVRVDMGKAILKPSEIPTRYEGDTAVSIPLTVDGTEYAVTCVSMGNPHCIVFVDQDVSTLDLPKIGPSFENHDMFPERINTEFIRVIDDHTLQMRVWERGSGETLACGTGACAAAVASVLNGYCPKGEDITIHLIGGDLNIRYTDEAVFLTGPATTVFEGSIEL
- a CDS encoding CTP synthase; translated protein: MTKYIFVTGGVVSGLGKGITAASLGRLLKSRGLKIAAQKLDPYINVDPGTMSPFQHGEVYVTEDGAETDLDLGHYERFIDEDLNKYSNLTTGKVYWNVLNKERRGDYLGETVQVIPHITDEIKSFIYSVGKKTSADVVITEIGGTTGDIESQPFLEAIRQVSTEVGRRNCLFIHVTLVPFISGSDEPKSKPTQHSVKELRGLGIQPDMIVCRVDQPLTDDIRHKISMFCNVQPDCVIENRTMPVLYQAPLMLEQSHFCDIVCRELSLGCGKGDMSEWYEMIDRIDSRKGSVKIALVGKYVRLHDAYLSVAEALQHGGFENGVEVNIDWVDSEDINDSTVDKLLSDCDGVILPGGFGHRGIEGMICAANYCRVRNIPYFGICLGMQIAVISYARNVLGYEDADSGEFAPESRHRVIDLMESQYGVSTKGGTMRLGAYPCRIRPNTQMAEAYKQEQISERHRHRYEFNNEFRAEIEDAGMIISGTSPSGELVETVEIPNHPFYVGVQFHPEFKSRPNRAHPLFKAFIAASKKRSFETHENES
- a CDS encoding LL-diaminopimelate aminotransferase — encoded protein: MKMNHNFSNIAQSYLFSTVAKKVADYTAAHPDKKVIRLGIGDVTLPLPQVAIDAMHAAVDEQSKQETFHGYGPEQGYDFLKESIQAYYAMRDTKLELDEIFVSDGAKSDVGNILDLFDKDNTVLVPDPVYPVYVDTNVMGGRKIAYMNANESNGFLPLPDPSVKADIIYLCSPNNPTGAAYDRASLKAWVDYALANDAIILYDAAYECFVSEDVPRSIYEIEGAKDCAIEFCSFSKTAGFTGTRCGYTIVPVQLEREGMNLNKMWLRRQTTKFNGVAYIVQRGAAAIFSEEGVKQVQEHLDYYRENARILAEAMDELGIWYTGGKNSPYIWLKCPNGMESWEFFDYLLENANVVGTPGAGFGENGKNFFRLTAFGDRENTIEAVARIKKLLS
- a CDS encoding LTA synthase family protein, translating into MKNKLSLCKQFLASNFSNIFFLLSPLATFLVVEILEYGGSDSKCLWPNQLAFWANILFYYGIFLLFRAVTGRPRFTIVFLNFVFLIFGICNHYSIQIRNEPIVPWDLYAAGTAAEALNGFQWTVPLEIIICSIACLIWWVLTVKFLRFPKQKLRTRAGSLGLSAVMLTGFVLFASVGSGNFYISAWRQVTANRKNGMALNFAINMDTLFVEAPTDYSKENASTILSSVSKEDETASANNVQPNIIAVMDETFADLSILGDLGLENTDDVMPFVHSLSGQPNTITGQLVVPAFGGGTCNSEYEFLTSNSYAFFKSGSYPMLQYVHNNTESMASVLKQQGYNTIGMHPYYGSGWARNKAYPLMGFDKFLDIDSFDDATTKYLRRYVSDESSFNKVIDLYNQNKKQSDNPLFLFNVTIQNHCGYDTVYDNFPENVDFQFDSLYPYTKQYLSLIQESDKQIKNLVDYFSKVDEPTIIVLFGDHMPYIENSFYNHLTRGSSKTTSEIELDQHTVPFFIWANYDIDTSDYANIGRISANYLGPVTMKVAGAKLSDYEEYVYSLMEKYPVISASGCINSKGIYVPLDMAASDLHDYKIVQYQYVFDNADKILSQAGSGSGSGSK